A single Oryctolagus cuniculus chromosome 18, mOryCun1.1, whole genome shotgun sequence DNA region contains:
- the LOC103348465 gene encoding uncharacterized protein, producing MSYMALKIHKSRLLQLSQDTLSAFLQDQLSQAWALDEHVVGRQLQASQWKLRKLRCLLPPPALPEELPNGPLGRMLEAAEPGPLPTPGRPEVLGSDAEVDLPADPTLPQDLRGSAPCCQAVGRVECFIPEATWEPETWKTQEASPEPGVPGLLQGSLECLGAASVTPTAHNPGKQQSLSAPASLPDLVEYTLAADRWPPQRQILQALLEPGKPTTASLGIQGQAEPCGSTEPPCPPPTKVLEVSMLEDWEHEEDSPDAWASSLSLGSSEFSRPAERAGDQQGLSGWGSLPDLVVYMLAADRWPPDSNILQALLDPCKATLVPLWTKGLGEPRDTVSTPGSFDAEASCWGPFLSDEEWGDEEGSLEPWEPDLSLGASEPLCSVHISGDDLRVAQEAGFPKPRESLPAGDPGTLENKTK from the exons ATGTCCTACATGGCTCTCAAGATCCACAAGA GCCGCCTCCTGCAGCTGTCCCAGGACACCCTCAGTGCGTTCCTCCAGGaccagctgagccaggcctgggccctggacgAGCATGTCGTGGGGAGGCAGCTCCAGGCCTCCCAGTGGAAGCTCCGCAAGCtccgctgcctgctgcctcctccag CACTGCCAGAGGAGCTGCCCAATGGTCCCCTTGGCCGGATGCTGGAGGCCGCGGAGCCAGGGCCGCTCCCCACACCAGGGAGGCCCGAGGTACTGGGTTCTGATGCTGAAGTGGATCTCCCTGCTGATCCCACCCTGCCCCAGGATCTCCGGGGCTCAGCACCCTGCTGCCAGGCCGTGGGACGAGTCGAGTGCTTCATCCCTGAGGCCACGTGGGAGCCGGAGACATGGAAGACACAGGAGGCCTCCCCAGAGCCTGGGGTCCCAGGCCTCCTGCAAGGGTCCCTGGAGTGTCTGGGTGCCGCCTCTGTCACTCCCACCGCCcacaaccctgggaagcagcagagcctgTCAGCACCGGCGTCCCTGCCTGACCTGGTGGAGTACACGCTGGCTGCAGACCGCTGGCCCCCACAGCGCCAAATCCTCCAGGCACTCTTAGAGCCTGGCAAACCCACCACGGCCTCCCTGGGAATCCAAGGACAGGCAGAGCCCTGTGGGTCCACGgagcctccctgccctcccccgacGAAGGTGTTAGAAGTTTCCATGCTGGAAGACTGGGAACATGAAGAGGATTCCCCCGACGCCTGGgcctccagcctctccctgggctccTCCGAGTTCTCCCGCCCTGCAGAGCGAGCAGGGGACCAGCAAGGGCTGTCgggctggggctccctccctgACCTGGTGGTCTACATGCTGGCCGCAGACCGCTGGCCTCCGGATAGCAACATCCTGCAGGCACTCTTAGACCCCTGCAAGGCCACTCTGGTTCCCCTCTGGACCaagggcctgggggagccccgAGACACTGTCTCCACTCCAGGGAGCTTTGATGCAGAAGCCTCCTGCTGGGGGCCCTTCTTGAGCGATGAGGAGTGGGGTGACGAGGAGggctccctggagccctgggagccAGACCTGTCCCTCGGGGCATCAGAGCCTCTGTGCTCAGTCCACATCTCAGGGGACGACCTCCGCGTGGCACAAGAAGCTGGCTTTCCTAAGCCTAGGGAGTCCTTGCCAGCTGGAGACCCTGGAACCCTAGAGAACAAAACCAAGTAG